DNA from Gracilinanus agilis isolate LMUSP501 chromosome 3, AgileGrace, whole genome shotgun sequence:
CCCAGCCAAAAATTAATATAGtggctttttttcctttattagaaaatacttaaaaagCAAGTGTAATTTATTTGGTAACCTGAAGcagatgaggtttttttttgtttttgtttttttctggtaaCCTTCAGAAAAGTTCAGATGCTAGCTGGGCTTAGTGAATCTCTACTGTACTGTATTAATGGTTATTTACCTCTATGCTATTTTGATTAGCCAAACTTAAGTTTGGGTACTACCAATTTGAGTAGTCATTAAATTTTATCTGTTATCTAAAATTTTGAGCGCACTTTGAAAGATAGCATTTTATTATTGATGGTGCTAGGTAAATCTGTAGTGACTAATTGTTTTATGCTCCCAAAAATGCTTTAAAGAAGCTGGTGATTACAGCCATTTTGTGAGCTAGAACAGTTACTGAAGGTAAATGCAGtcttttttctttagtgtagTGTGAATGGTTGAATTATGGAAGAAAAGTTAAAGTGAGAAAAATCATACCTTTATAGTCCATGCTGGTTAATTGCCTATAGGTAATCTTCATGAAAGCCACATTTATAGATATGTTTAGATTATTAGGTTTAAATAAAGCTAAAGTTCTGATCTCAGGAGGCaaggaaatgtagtttttcaTCCAGTCTTCTTCTGGAAATGCTTAAAAATTGGCTATAAAAGAATATTGTTCGTTTTTACACAATCACTAGCTGCCTTACAACACTTGAGTGATAGAATAGACTAGGTTGTAGTTTCTGAAGAAAACACAGAATTGTTTTCCATGCCCCATTTTAAGGTATAGAATCGAAACAgcattcaaagatttttttaggAGATGGTACTTTGCTCAGTAAcctctggaataaaaaaaaacagcactgctttttaaaacacttttatgATTTAATGATCTTACagatgtggatttttaaaaatttagggaCTTTTTTCTTAAGCTGAGGTCAAACTAGAGAGTCATGTATATAATTTGCTTCATCCTTCACTTCACCTTACTTTGTCTCTAGCCACGCACAAGTTTCTATAGTGTGATGGCACAGTTACAGTGGTCTTGTGTGATGAGAAAATTTATGTATAGGAGAATGGACTCATACTAACAGCTAAAATTATAGAACTTCTCCATGTTAAAGAAAATTGTATCTTAAAGTGGAAGTACTGACCAAAGTTTGCCTACTAGCTTTTATTAGGTTAGACATCATCTCTGTGACTTGTTTTCCTACCCTCATTACTTTTTTTAGTATTTCAGAGCTTTCCAGTATCCTCAGCAATCTTGTGGCCCTGGGGAGAATTGGCTGTTTTCCATTCTAGTTCTTTTCTAACCAGCATATTGTTGGAGTCTTAGGAATCCTGCACACTGCATCTTCACATCCATATTGATTTATCCGGTGTGGCAGACCCAAGCTTGTGGTTTGTTATAGATTGGGAGTTTGCCAGTCTCCACCAACAGTGATAGAGCTTATGTGGCTgaatctcccttttctcttcctcactaATGTGTTAGTTGCTTCTTTTGTGACTTAAGgtggttatattaaaatacctatGAACTTCTAACTTGTTCTAGACTGGTGCAATAAAAGTCCTTTTCTGGCTTAGAAACTTGATCAGCCATCCCATAAACTAGcaatatttattatgcatcattttTGTTTCGCCTTCAGTTTTTGATAAAGTAAGCTTTCTGACTTTCTCTTAGGGTACTAAGAAAGATCCGCAACGAGGTGTAGCCCAAGAGAATACAGACATATTCAGCTACACTACACTATCTTTGTTTACTGTATTTTGCCCcagattttatttctaaatactaCTGTGTCTCTCTTTGGTTCAATTACAGTGGTACATGGTCCATATGTCAATTCAGTGAACTAAGTAATTTTGTCAGGTAGCAACAGCCATTTATTTTTCACTAATTGGGACATTTTCCcaaagatagatttttttcagaAACACCAGTTATAGAGTATCCTAGATGAGGGGTGGGTGCATGTCTTATTGTGGGGCAACAGCAACTTTGGGGTTGAATTTACTTGAATGGAATAGAAATTGCATtgttacagaactagaaaaaaaatcttatgtatGAAAAATGATAATAGCCTTACActgaaaaataatactttaagcaTGTGAAGATGTGATCCTTTGTGATGTTActtgtatagaaatatatattcacatatatctTTTGAAGTGTTGAAAGGAAAATAGTACTTTATATTCTTTATCATATCACTTTTTTGTAAGTGTTCGATAtattcctgtttatttttctatgttcTGTTTTGTAGCCTTAAGAAGTGTTTCAAAAGTATctgaatgtataaaataatagtaaatgCCCTACATGGTGTGATGCTGCATTGtacataaaactgtgcatatattGAATTTTGTttgtctcaaaaaaaatttatgggatgcagccaaagcagtacttaggggaaattttatatttctaaatgcttacatcaataaaataaagaaaaaaacagatcaatgaattgggcatgcaactaaaacaaaactagaaaaaaattaaattctcaaTTAAAGTCTAAATTGGAAGtcctaaaaaccaaaggagaaattaataaaattgaaagtaagagaacactatcaaaaaacaaaaattaagagaattatGTGGACATTGGACTATGAAGCTGGTTTCATTGACAAGATACTCTTGATTAAAATGCAGATGAAGAGATTCaccttttctctatctttttagcccacatttttcatattattacattattgttattaattattgatattttctgacagaaaagaaaacaacaaccaTTTGACGTAGGGATTCTATTTTAGCTATTAGTAAACTTCAAAATTTCACTATAtacagaaaaatttaaaaagactgaATATTGGGTGACAAAATTTTATAAAAGCAGAGGCATTTCTGAATTTTGGGTCAGAATAAACAAGAAAGACAAATCAAGTTAAACCAAGATAGAATATAACAGTGACATCAAAATCAAGACAAAAACAGCAGTGAGGAAGAAATAAGACTTCTTTATTTAAAGAAACCCTTTTGACAAAGACTGAAGGAAATAAACTTCCTGTATTGTCTATCAAAAATAAAGTATCTCTGATTTTTCTTGGTACTGTTAGAGAATTGATGTGATAGTGTATTCATGATTGTGTGTATCTATAATCTACAGGACTGACAAATAGTAAGTACtcaaaatttttgtttctttccttccttctttatacatatacacacttctgtgtgtgtgtatgaattcACAtctgtatgtatgtttgtgtgttaGGAAGGATGTAACTTCCAAGTAAATAGAACCTTATAAGTCCAATAAATGAAGGCTGAAAAATCAGAATTCTCTGGCCCTTGAAGATTTTCCCTAATCTTTTATTTCCTGCCTTATATAATCCATGGATATGCTAAGCTTTGGTAGTGTTACCTTGATACTTTACATCTGGGAAAGAATAGGATTAACAAACCCTAGAGAAGCACACtctagggaagaaagaaggagattgGACATATAGTATAGTGATCTCATTCCAGATATGAAGAGAAAGACTGTTACTCTTGTTGAGTTCTCATTgatagcatttattttgtttcatgcTGGAGGTGATTGAAAGTATAGTCCTGAGTCTCTGTCTATAAgtttctgtgatcttgggcaagtcatttagcttctgtgagactcagtttctttatctataaaatgagaacactGAGTTATCTCTAAAGATATGTTCAATTCTGATGTTCTTTGACTGATAATCTCACAACCAACTTAATGATTCCCATCAGAAAATTTCTACTGGCAGAGAAAGTACAGAAATGGAAGCCATGGGGCATAGATGACAGAAAGGAGAGCAGAGGAATGGACTTCTAAGAGAGGTAGCAGTAGAAGCATGAGGATGAAGTCTAGGTGAAAATTGTATGGATCAAGGGAGAAAGGTTAATATCTAGACCTTATGTTCAGCAAAAAAGGTAGGCAACATACAATCATTCAAATAAATGATGTCACAGTCCAGGGCATGAAAAGGGAGCCCCTCTGTGAGGTAGTGACACCAATGAGTGGGGATAATCTGGGGACTGAGGTGGAGAATCAACCTAAGTGTCTTtcctagagaggagagaaaagtagTGGAGTGAGCCCTTGGATAATAATTGTGACCTGGATTTGCTGAAATAACCCCAGCTGGCTCTTGAGAAGGTGTTCCATCTTCATGCCAAAATctgatctttctctttgctttctcttAGCTTTTAGAAGAATATCCTCTTGTTGATACTACAGTCTAGTTACCTTCCTACCTTCAAATCATCCTAGACCTTTGTCCCCAGAACTCTGGCCCCTCAAGAACACCCTAACTACTCGCTCTCGGATCTCCTTGGTCTTAACACCATAAACAATGGGATTGAGTGCTGGTGGGAAGAGCAGGTAAACATTTGCCAGGAGGATGTGGATGTGAAGTGGGACATGGCGGCCAAAGCGATgggtaaagaaggaaaagagggcagGTGTGTAAGAAATGAGGATGACACAGATGTGGGAGCCACAGGTTCCCAGGGCCTTGGATCTGGCCTCACGGGATGAGAGACGGAGGACAGCTCGTGCAATAAGTGAATAAGAGAGGCCAATACAGAGCAAGTCAACTCCAATGACAAGCAACGCTGCTGTTAAACCATATACTCGATTGGGTATGGTGTTCCCACAAGCCAACTTCACCACAGCCATATGTTCACAGTATGTGTGTGGGATTACATGACTATGGCAGAAGGCTAAGCGCCCAATAAGGAATGGACAAGGAAACATTAGCAGTGAACCACGTAGCACAGCAGCCAAGGCGATCCGAGCAATGACAGTGTCAGTGAGAATGGTGGCATAGCGCAATGGATCACAGATGGCAACATAACGATCAAAGGCCATGGCTAGCAGCACTGTGGATTCCATCATACAGAAGGCATGAATGAAGAACATCTGGGCCAGGCAGGCAGCAGCAGAAATGTGGCCAGCTCCAAACCACAGGATGGCCAGAAGTTTAGGCAATGTGGTGATGGACGCAGCCAGGTCGATGGTGGAGAGCATACAGAGGAAGAAGTACACAGGTTTGTGTAGGGCAGGCTCTGTGGCCACCACAACCAAGATGGTCACATTACCCACAACAGTGGCCACACCTAGGCAGCACACAGGGATTGAAAGCCATCGATGGATTGACTCTAAGCCTGGAATgcccaagagaaagaaaacaaggggCTCTTGCATGGTGTGGTTTGAAGATATCATGGCTTATCCCCAGGATCTTTGGCTTCCAACTGTTAACACATATTTATCATAACACCTGTGGAAATCACAGAAATcagagatcaggggaaaagaataaGACATTAAAATGTGctgaaagaagagagagtattTAATCTATTCCTTTCTTTACCTAAGCCTGTTGAAGTGTCCTTGGGTTCAAGCCCACAATTATCCCCAGGCTCATAGTGCTCAaataatgatccaagataatcatAGTCTCTGATATTgtccatttattctttcattaaaaaattaaatgtctaCAATCAGCTAGGGCACTGGGTAGAATCCTGGACTTAGAGGTAGGGACACTTGAGGTCAAAGATGACCTTAGATTACTAGCTCAGAGGCCATGTAGTGGATGGAATGCtcagccttgagtcaggaagacttgagttcaaatttggcctcaagcaCTTAACagttgagtgatcctgggcaagtcagctaacctctgtctgtctcagtttccttacctgtaaaagaaggataataatagcaactaacaTTTTTTATAGCACTTCCTTTGTGCTAAGTACTCTTAgttgctttataattattatgtcttttgatcttcataaaaatcctggaaagtaggtgctattattattctcatatcCACACTtgtccaggatgacacagctcTTAAGAGTATGAGGCCAAAATTGAACAAATATTCCTGAATCAAGGCTAGACTTTCTATCTCCTGCTGCACCTGACTAATAGTAATATTaatttcccaggattgttgtaaggataagatgagatttttttgacattttttaaaataacccttaccttccatcttgaaatcaatactgtgtattggttctaaggcagaagagtagtaagggctaggcaatgggggtcaaatgatttgccagggtcacacagccaggaaatgtttgaggtcagacttgaacccaggacctcccttctctgggcctggttctcaatccactgagcacccagctgcccccaagaagagATATTTTAAAGCTCTAACTTAACACATCACTTtacacatattaggtgcttaataaatgcttgttatctgGTATCTACCAATCAGCTAGGTCCTAGGCACTGTGTTGAAGGATATAAAAACAATACTCAATAATCCAggaaattcttgatttttttccctgaaatctATTTAAAGTCTCTGAACCAGATTTCAGGAAACTAGGGCCACACATACTAGTTTTGTAGGATCTGGAACTACGAGTCTACCTGGAGATCATGGAGAACAATGATGTCAAACTCAGATATGGTGCCCTATATGAGGATCCCTGCAGGCTGCAAATTGACCCAGAAAACAGAACATCAATATCATttttgttctattatatttttattaattttgttaaatgtttcccaattaacTTTAACCTGATTCTGTCCACTCTGGGGGTGAGAGGTGGTGTCACAGGCCCATAATTGTTAAGGGGCTGGCTGTTAGACACCctttttttaagatgagaaaatagcCCAAAGTAGTGAGGTGATTTTTAGACATTATATAGTTCACAAATAAGAGATCAGAATGTAAAACCCAGCTCTTCTGTTTCTagaaccagtgttctttccactatatcttaGTCAGTACTTCCTATTTAGGAAAGATTTAAATCATTGTATCTCATTGACTTTCCAAAAGGGAAAGCAAAGTAGGAGTCTCGGCTCAGGATACTCATTCCTAGGGTCTAGATTTTAGCTCATTTCAGTGATTTTGGCGCAATGAGAAAAAGTCCAAGGGATGATTCTATATAATTACATAAcacaatgtcagagctagaagggatcttagtgaCAATCCCATCtaagccttttattttataggtcGAGTATGAGGCCATCTTGGAATATATTGGTCTTGAGACCTtgagtgatcctaggcaagtcacttgacccacaaagcccttataactcttctgacttggaactgatacacagtagtctaatatggaaagtaagggtataaaaaataattattttaagagCTGTGATTTGCACCCTGGATTCCCAACTCCAAAGCCAAGGGTACTAAATCATGGTGTTTCTCACTGGAGATGACCCTGCATCATTTACTGCTCAGCTGAGTAATTCTGAGAGCTATGCCCCTAAAGAAGAGGGAATACCAGGAGCCACAATTTAAGTTAGAATCCATGACAGAATAACCTCCCAGTTACTTTGAACCAAATTTCCTTCTCGAATTCTTCTCACAGTGCTCTCTAAATGTTTAGACAATACTATTTGTATGATTACCTATGAAGAATCAGAGGACAAAACCAGATCATTCCTTCCTTGCAGTCTGAGACTCTTTTGTGAGTATCAGAACCCTCTGATATTACAGAAACATAATCCATGATAAAAATACTCcatattaataaatctttcctCTGACTTTTGTACTGCCTAGTACCCTTGGACATAATATATTTTCAGAATTCAAGACTTGGTGCAGTATAGATACTCAATTAATTCCAGTTGACTGATTAACCTGAAGCCAAAGTTGTACAAGGTTCCCCAGTCTCCCTACTTCTTTTTCCCACTCCACAGAATTACCCTTTATCAGTGTCTAGTTTTCTTATATTCTCCCCACTCCATTCTTGTTTTCAGAAAAGAATCAGGGAGTTAGTGTAGAATAGATCTTCAtacatttagcaaatatttataccTTTATGTAGATTtaagctttctttcttcttgtggAAGAAAAGACATGTTCTGGCAAAGGAATTTCAGTCTTTAGGAAGAGCCCTTCCTTAGCTCCCGAAATATTGCCATAGAGGTGATCCCTTTAGCTCACTGTCAGGTTGGCACAGAATTACCAAAGAAAGAGGTACAATGAAGGAAAAATTCCCACTCCCAGATCTTCTTAGTCTGTGTTTATCTAAGTTGTGTGTTTACCTAGAAATGCCAACAGCTTAAAAATTCtcactttcccctctttttataaTTTGAGTAATGTAATAACATAGACTTGGGTTCAACTTCAAAATACTTGCTTTTCCTTTACCAGATGATGCTTTTCTTTCCAGAAGTCCTCCCAAACCTTTTTTCATTCTAGACCCAATGCCAAACTACAGAGTGCTCATGACCAAATAACATCTCAGGTCCTCAGGTAATCTCATAGATAAAAGGAACCTCAAAGAGCATCCTGTCCAACCAGAACATCCCCAGGAACATCCTCTATGACATTCCAAACAATATTCCTTTGCAGAACTCCAATAAGGGGGATTTATCATAGAACTATAAaattgggtctcagtttccttacctttaaAATGGAACTGATAATACTTGGAGTACCTGCCTTAGAAGAATTGTAGTGAGGAAGatgttttgtaaacttttaaatgGGAGTTTCCTGGATAGAGAGAGACGGTAGGGACTcaaactgtgatttcattaggaTAGGGAGCTCTCTCTCACTGCAGGTTTGCACTTTCCCTGTAATTTATAATCTGAGTGTGACACAGAACATTAAGGTTACACAAGATAGTATATGCCAGGGGAGAGAGCTATTgtaatggttattattattattattacttcccaAGATTGTTGTTTGCACTTGGAAAAGTCCAAGAGTCAGAaactttttccttctcattgaGCCAAAATTTGCCTTTCTACTACTAATACCTAAATCTAGGGCAAAGCAGAACAGATCTGCTCTTTCTAACCCACAATAGCCTTTTAGTTGTTAAAATATAGCCAGTACATTCCTTAAcatctcttctccaagctaaatatccTCAGGTGGTAGACTAATAGATTTAAAATTAGAGTTATCTGACCCAGCTCCTGCCTTTTACACATGAAGACACACTGAAGTgcagagaattaagtgacttcccaaggtttgcacaaatataaaacaatacaaCAGGAATGGAATCCAAATCCTTTGGTTAAAAATCAAATGTTAATTGTCCTACATCTCACTGACTCTTATCTATACAACCCCTCAAAAGCTATAGAGGATTTCTGGTTAAGTTCCCCACACCCCTGAAACACAATTAATTCACGTTTGCACCAAAATGTCTTTGGACTTCCTATAATAAGAGATTAAGGTCACCTCCATCTATACAACGTAGCTTAAGCACAGTGCAACTAGTCTTTCTATACACCCAAAGGACCTTCATGGTACAAACAACAATTGCAGAAAACTACAAGGTTGTCATGAATATTTTATCCCTATCTAGCTATTTCTATGCTTCCATAGACTCCAACCCTCACTGATCAGAAAGCTGATGACATTAGGCATAACCTTGAAGAATACTCCCAATGACAATTAACATAACTTTTTGCCCAAATGTGTCTTAtaactctttatttctttttattatcatttatctATAATAGCATATGTGTCCCTAAGATAGGCCATAACATAGGCCTTTCTCTGTTGAGCCATCTGATTGTGAAGTCATCATCTTCACCATCCAAGTCCCTAAGAGGTACTGAGGAATTCATTAATTATGGAGAACTGGTCTCTTTTAAGGCAGAAATGCtccccaaatatttattaaaatgcaaCCATATCAAGCTCTATTGCTTTAGCAAATTATATGATATAGTTCTGAGTCCTATCAAAAATGGACAGTGGATATCATCTTTCCCAAGCCCTATCTCTAAGTCAGTACAGATAGATGGGTCTcgtctgtcctcagacattttcaGACAAAGTTTTAAATAACCCATTCTCTATACTAACAGTGAAGACAGCCTCCCTTGCCCTCTAACCTGTATCATTCTTGATGCAAGGGGCCCCCTCCCTGTTCCAGTTGTCTCCTCTGATGTAGATGAAGATCCCTGGCCCAGATGTATATCCCTGGCCCAGACTCACTTGGTCCCAGAGTGGCAATAGCAAGAGCAGGTGAGGGTTTGGGGATGAAGGAACATCCCTGGAAAATGGTGAGGGCATTGTTGACCATGGAACTCAACATCTGCCCAGGACTCCAAATTGTCAGAATGCAAGACAAGACAAGAGATAATGTACTGTCTGAATGCCTCTCACACCTATCCCATGGGGGACTCGGAGAGGCCTGCAAACCGTAGAGCTCCATCTCTTAATGGAAGATCTCAACTCTCAGGATAGAGAATGGGGATCCCAGGTGAGCAGGCATCTGAGTTGTTCCCTCCTGAGTATCTCTCACGgcttaagaaaattaatttgactaccctggtgtgtgtgtgtgtgttttaggaaaggagaaaaataagtcTGGCAGGACTTAGTCTTTGATTGCTTCCATCTCATGGTCTCCCTGTAGTGAATAAATTTTTCTTGATGTATTTTTGTTTAATACTAAAAGTACAAAAtcaagaggaggagaaggagccTAGAGTAGCAAAGAATGAATGCCATCTTACCAAGGACCAGCCTCAAGGCAAAATGGGGGTCAATTGTATCCCAACTCCAATCTCTTTCTATTCTATCCTGATGAGATCCCTTGCAAGGTTCCCTAAGCCATCAGGTCCTGACTTCTCTTATTTCATTATCTAGTCTACACACAGTGAGATATCCCTGGGTTagtgtttggttttcttttccttttccttacatTTTGAGGTACAATGGAATGAGTGCTGGGCCAGGATAATTGGGAGACGAGTTCTAGTCCCACTTCTGCCACTGAAATCAGAGGGCAGAGCTAcagaatctgagagttggaaggTGTCCCAGAAGCTATTTCATTCAATGCCTACCTAGAAGAGAATTCTCTCACAACATtcctaataaatattggaaacaaCAACAACGTTTGGAatctgtgcgtgtgtgtgtgtgtgtgtgtgtgtgtgtgtgtgtgtgtgtgtgtttgtatgtacgAGGCTCATATAAGACAATGTAAGTAAAGttctttgtgaaccttaaagtggaatacatatataattatatatatatatatatatattgtatatgcaCATGCAGCATCTAGTTATTATCTACAGCACTGTGTGCACATATATACGTATGCCATATTCtgacattatatttatatatctctatatcaTTTTGATGTTTAGACACATGGTATTGTGTTCCTCATAACaacttgtgaggtaggtactacagGTAGTATCATCATAaaacagatgagggaactgaggctcaaggaagcAAAGTAATTTTCCCATGACACTAAGGCTAGATGTGAACCCATGGCTTGCTGACTTCATTTTGGAAGTATCAGATGGGGTAGGTATGGTTAGACAGCTATCATACTGAAAGAGATACGAAACTGCTAGCACCTACTGCAGTCTCAATATGGATCAGGAGTGTTATGTGAACACCACAAAACTAAGACAATTTTGGACCACAATAAGATGAAAATCTTCCAAGAAAAGGGAGGTGAAAGTCCCACTGTACTTTGCCCTAGTCAAACCTCATATGTAGTAGTGCATTCAGTTCTGGGTGTTGCAGTTGAAGATTAGATTAGGATGTAAACACCATGAAAAtaagaattgtttctttttctttttctttttttttgtattataccTCCTCCACCAAgtgcagtacctggcacagattaggcatttcataaatgtttgtcaGTTGTTAGGCTGGATAATGTCCAGAGGAAGGTAAAAAGATGGTGGATGGCTTGGAATCTATTTCAAATaagaattaattgaaaaaattttaaagtttcattCTGAAATAGAAGAGGTGGGAGGTGGCTATGCTAGCTGTCTTTGGGGATTTGAATGGCTGTCAAGTGGTAAaaagattagacttattctgtttggcttcaaatggcagaactaggaataatagaaagaactttaaaagaagcagatttaggctagatattattaaaaaaacttcctaacaattagaactgtccaaaagtggaatgggatgtTGTGAAAGGTGGAGAATTCCTCCCCCATGAGAGTCATTGAACAGAGGTAGAGCAACCACTTTTTGGTATGTTATAGTGAAAATTCCTTTCAGATATAAGTAGAAATATACGGACACTGACATCTCTTCTAACTTAGTCCCTTTTGTAGTTCTGTGACTTTAAGTGCAGAAGAACACCTCTATTTCCCAGGAGGGCTATAATTATTAGAAAAAGtccctaaatttttaaaaatccacatctTTAAGATCATTAAATcataaaagtgttttaaaaagcagagctgttttttttttattccagaggTTActgagccatatgttgccaacccctgcac
Protein-coding regions in this window:
- the LOC123241103 gene encoding putative olfactory receptor 52P1, whose amino-acid sequence is MISSNHTMQEPLVFFLLGIPGLESIHRWLSIPVCCLGVATVVGNVTILVVVATEPALHKPVYFFLCMLSTIDLAASITTLPKLLAILWFGAGHISAAACLAQMFFIHAFCMMESTVLLAMAFDRYVAICDPLRYATILTDTVIARIALAAVLRGSLLMFPCPFLIGRLAFCHSHVIPHTYCEHMAVVKLACGNTIPNRVYGLTAALLVIGVDLLCIGLSYSLIARAVLRLSSREARSKALGTCGSHICVILISYTPALFSFFTHRFGRHVPLHIHILLANVYLLFPPALNPIVYGVKTKEIRERVVRVFLRGQSSGDKGLG